A genomic window from Haladaptatus caseinilyticus includes:
- a CDS encoding glycosyltransferase produces MDSERPFVSVIIPVYNDPRGIRMTLDAVTNQTYSSTEYEVLVVDNGSTDNTRDVVRKYSERFPDLVTLLVEDEVQGPAAARNEAIPQSNGSLLAFIDADMTVEETWLEDAVASMESNDWDYMGCDVEIYIEDGKDTLTAKYNQIFGFPIRKYIEEQQFSGTGCLVVRREVFEEVGDFDERLFSGEDQEFGNRVYDAGFDQHYQPAITMYHPARSSLPELLKKHFRLGRGRAQMQRYHPERVEKPSLLNPRNYLPPHPIRFYKRVTSAASLTTYEVLLLFFIAYMKRLSATAGWVYEHFGEGDG; encoded by the coding sequence AATCAGACGTATTCTTCTACGGAATACGAGGTGTTGGTCGTCGATAATGGGTCTACTGACAACACCAGAGACGTTGTTCGGAAATACTCCGAACGATTTCCCGATCTCGTGACCTTACTCGTAGAAGACGAGGTACAGGGTCCTGCCGCCGCCCGAAACGAGGCGATTCCACAATCGAACGGGTCGCTGCTCGCGTTCATCGACGCGGATATGACCGTCGAGGAAACCTGGCTCGAAGACGCCGTCGCGTCGATGGAGTCCAACGATTGGGACTACATGGGTTGTGACGTCGAAATCTATATCGAGGACGGTAAGGACACTCTCACCGCAAAATACAACCAAATATTCGGTTTCCCGATCCGGAAGTATATCGAGGAACAGCAGTTCTCCGGGACCGGCTGTCTCGTTGTCCGGCGTGAAGTGTTCGAAGAAGTCGGGGACTTCGACGAACGACTGTTCTCCGGCGAGGACCAGGAGTTCGGCAACCGGGTGTACGACGCCGGGTTCGATCAGCATTACCAGCCCGCGATCACGATGTACCATCCAGCCCGTTCGTCCCTCCCGGAACTCCTCAAAAAGCATTTCCGACTGGGTCGGGGTCGCGCACAGATGCAGCGATATCATCCCGAGCGGGTCGAAAAACCGAGTTTGCTGAACCCGCGGAACTATCTTCCGCCCCACCCGATCCGGTTCTACAAACGAGTCACTTCAGCAGCATCGCTGACGACGTACGAAGTTCTCTTGCTCTTTTTCATCGCCTACATGAAACGACTCTCTGCCACCGCGGGCTGGGTATACGAGCATTTCGGCGAAGGTGACGGGTAG
- the trmY gene encoding tRNA (pseudouridine(54)-N(1))-methyltransferase TrmY — MRQFIVLGHDAPTTPDFSLDDLAGAAGRLDALCRCVNSAFFLSHDFRSDVRLFLVLQDELTVRFEGRELRRLNPDERSTAALIRKALEAKSEAIGHMEAESTPGVYVSKRDFEAVLTDASRDATVVELHEDGSPVIDVEAPENPLFVLSDHGDFTDEEAALLAEESDQRVRLGPKLLHGNHAMTVVHNYLDTDGYADY, encoded by the coding sequence ATGCGACAGTTCATCGTCCTCGGTCACGACGCCCCGACAACGCCCGATTTTTCACTCGACGACCTCGCAGGTGCGGCAGGCCGACTCGACGCCCTCTGCCGATGTGTCAACAGTGCCTTCTTTCTCTCGCACGACTTCCGGAGCGATGTTCGCCTTTTTCTCGTCCTCCAAGACGAACTGACGGTTCGATTCGAGGGACGAGAACTCCGGCGACTCAACCCCGACGAGCGAAGTACGGCGGCCCTGATTCGAAAGGCACTGGAAGCGAAGTCGGAAGCGATCGGCCACATGGAAGCCGAAAGCACGCCGGGCGTATACGTTTCTAAGCGGGATTTCGAGGCAGTCCTCACCGATGCCAGCAGGGATGCGACCGTGGTCGAACTGCACGAGGACGGTAGTCCGGTGATCGATGTCGAAGCGCCCGAAAACCCCCTCTTCGTTCTCTCCGACCACGGCGATTTCACCGACGAAGAGGCGGCCCTGCTCGCCGAGGAATCCGACCAGCGCGTTCGTCTGGGGCCGAAGCTACTCCACGGAAATCACGCGATGACGGTGGTCCACAACTATCTCGACACGGACGGGTACGCGGACTACTGA